Proteins found in one Deltaproteobacteria bacterium IMCC39524 genomic segment:
- the queA gene encoding tRNA preQ1(34) S-adenosylmethionine ribosyltransferase-isomerase QueA — translation MQLSEYDFELPQHLIAQNPLGDRSASRLLSLDRSSQQIGHRCFTELPELLRDGDLLVRNETRVIPARLLGKKESGGQIELLLVKQCDPVQNIWRCMTRSSKPVRIGARLDFSVGVYGEVVEAVEDGHRLVRFAPSNNFFETLERVGHMPLPPYIRREDHEQDKDRYQTVFANKPGAIAAPTAGLHFTEETFTALAKRNIDVCSITLHVGPGTFLPVRAENLDDHRMHSEAYEVTEEAAQQINKARADGRRIIALGTTVTRTLEHAIDDNGLLQAGQGETALFIRPGFQFRLIDALITNFHLPKSTLLVLVSAFAGKDFILKAYQEAVEQEYRFFSYGDCMLIE, via the coding sequence TCAAAACCCTCTTGGCGATCGTTCTGCTTCGCGACTTTTGTCCCTGGACAGGTCCTCTCAGCAAATTGGCCACCGTTGTTTCACCGAGCTTCCCGAACTCTTACGCGATGGTGATCTCCTGGTTCGTAATGAAACCCGGGTCATACCGGCGCGATTGCTGGGTAAGAAAGAAAGTGGAGGGCAGATCGAGCTCTTGCTGGTGAAACAGTGTGATCCTGTGCAGAACATCTGGCGCTGCATGACGCGCAGCTCAAAGCCGGTCCGGATTGGCGCCAGGCTTGATTTCTCTGTGGGCGTCTACGGTGAAGTCGTTGAAGCTGTTGAAGACGGTCACCGCCTAGTACGTTTTGCCCCGTCCAACAATTTTTTTGAAACGCTTGAGCGTGTCGGTCATATGCCGTTGCCTCCCTATATCCGCCGCGAGGATCATGAGCAGGACAAAGACCGTTATCAGACCGTGTTTGCAAACAAACCGGGAGCCATTGCCGCGCCGACGGCAGGGTTGCATTTTACTGAAGAGACTTTTACTGCTCTTGCCAAGCGCAATATAGATGTCTGCAGCATCACGCTTCATGTGGGCCCGGGAACTTTTCTGCCGGTTCGCGCAGAGAATCTGGATGACCATCGCATGCATTCGGAAGCCTACGAAGTCACAGAAGAGGCCGCGCAGCAAATAAACAAGGCGCGCGCAGACGGGCGACGGATCATTGCCCTGGGCACCACTGTGACGAGAACACTGGAGCACGCGATCGATGATAACGGGTTATTGCAGGCCGGGCAGGGTGAAACGGCTCTTTTTATCAGACCAGGTTTTCAGTTCCGCCTGATCGATGCACTGATAACCAACTTTCATCTACCTAAGTCGACGCTGCTCGTACTGGTGTCTGCTTTTGCCGGTAAGGATTTTATTCTCAAGGCTTATCAGGAAGCTGTCGAACAAGAGTACCGGTTCTTCAGCTATGGCGATTGCATGTTGATTGAATAG